A portion of the Polaribacter cellanae genome contains these proteins:
- a CDS encoding CIA30 family protein, whose product MSETNKTIFDFNLNSDVSQWKVVDDVVMGGRSNGNFKINKKGDGVFYGDVSLENNGGFSLLRYRFSSIKVKDFKEVVLKVKGDKKKYQFRVKDKTTNYYSFILTFETNGAWQTIKIPLAEMEPAFRGRKLKMDNFSSESVEELAFLIGNKKEQHFKLEIDKIYLQ is encoded by the coding sequence TGAAACAAATAAAACTATTTTCGATTTTAATTTAAATTCCGATGTTTCTCAGTGGAAAGTTGTAGATGATGTTGTTATGGGAGGAAGATCTAATGGAAACTTTAAAATTAACAAAAAAGGCGATGGAGTTTTCTATGGAGATGTTTCACTAGAAAATAATGGAGGTTTTTCTTTATTACGATATCGTTTTTCTTCCATAAAAGTAAAAGATTTTAAAGAAGTAGTTTTAAAAGTAAAAGGAGATAAAAAGAAGTATCAATTTAGAGTAAAAGATAAAACAACTAATTATTATTCTTTTATTTTAACTTTTGAAACAAATGGAGCCTGGCAAACCATTAAAATTCCACTTGCGGAAATGGAACCTGCTTTTAGAGGAAGAAAGTTAAAAATGGATAATTTTTCATCAGAAAGTGTTGAAGAACTTGCTTTTTTAATAGGAAACAAAAAAGAACAACATTTTAAATTAGAAATTGATAAAATCTACTTACAGTAA
- a CDS encoding SDR family NAD(P)-dependent oxidoreductase, whose translation MKNIVITGTSRGIGFELAQQFAKNGHQVLAISRNSKPLTNINHKNITALSIDISSNKDLQKVTQFVEKTWNKVDILINNAGKLVNKPFTEISSEDFLEVYKVNVFAVAEITKLMIPFLKKGSHVVTISSMGGIQGSMKFPGLAAYSSAKGAVITLSELLAEEYKEQQIAFNVLALGAVQTEMLEEAFPGYEAPLSAKEMADYLFNFALTGNKFYNGKVLQVSSSTP comes from the coding sequence ATGAAAAACATTGTTATTACTGGAACCAGTAGAGGAATTGGTTTCGAATTGGCACAACAATTCGCAAAAAATGGGCATCAAGTTTTAGCCATTTCTAGAAATTCTAAACCCTTAACAAACATCAATCATAAAAATATAACAGCACTTTCTATAGACATTTCAAGTAATAAAGATTTACAGAAAGTAACTCAATTTGTAGAAAAAACTTGGAATAAAGTTGATATTCTTATCAATAATGCTGGTAAATTAGTAAATAAACCTTTTACGGAAATTTCTTCGGAAGATTTCTTAGAGGTTTATAAAGTAAATGTTTTTGCAGTTGCAGAAATTACCAAATTAATGATTCCCTTTTTGAAAAAAGGAAGTCATGTAGTTACCATAAGTTCTATGGGAGGAATCCAAGGAAGCATGAAGTTTCCTGGTTTAGCTGCTTATTCTTCTGCAAAAGGTGCAGTAATTACACTTTCTGAATTATTAGCAGAAGAATACAAAGAACAACAAATCGCTTTTAACGTTTTAGCTTTAGGAGCAGTACAAACTGAAATGTTAGAAGAAGCTTTCCCTGGTTACGAAGCGCCACTTTCTGCTAAAGAAATGGCAGATTACCTCTTTAACTTCGCATTAACTGGAAATAAGTTTTACAACGGAAAAGTTCTACAGGTTTCTTCAAGCACCCCTTAA
- a CDS encoding mannose-1-phosphate guanylyltransferase, translated as MTNNKHYYAVIMAGGIGTRFWPISTSTYPKQFHDVLGVGQSLIQRTFERINDLVPSKNILIATNKNYEDLVLQQLPKVNKNQLLLEPVIKNTAPCILYAALKIYNQNPDGVLLVAPSDHWIDNENEFIKNIKTSFDACAEKDILMTLGIQPDTPNTGYGYIQFEKETSEIKKVSNFTEKPNLQTAENFLESGDYLWNAGIFVWSAKSIINAFKKYLPKMVAILDDGNNVYNTDFEDDFIKNNYTKCESISIDFGIMEKANNVHVLPVDFGWSDLGTWGSLHNKLEKDETNNAVVGANTIFRNANGNMVRTQSGKKVVIQGLSDFIIIEKDDVLLICPKKDEQDIKQISATVKATFGDEFV; from the coding sequence ATGACAAATAATAAACATTATTATGCAGTAATTATGGCTGGCGGAATTGGTACTCGATTCTGGCCAATAAGCACATCTACATATCCAAAGCAATTTCACGATGTTTTGGGAGTAGGACAAAGTTTAATACAGCGTACTTTCGAAAGAATTAACGATTTAGTTCCTTCTAAAAATATATTAATTGCTACGAATAAAAATTACGAAGATTTGGTTTTACAGCAATTACCAAAAGTGAATAAGAATCAGTTATTATTAGAGCCAGTAATAAAAAATACTGCTCCTTGTATTTTATATGCAGCCTTAAAAATATATAATCAAAACCCAGATGGAGTATTACTAGTCGCACCTTCGGACCATTGGATAGATAATGAAAATGAGTTTATAAAAAATATAAAAACCTCTTTTGATGCTTGTGCAGAAAAAGATATTTTAATGACGTTAGGAATTCAGCCAGATACACCAAATACGGGTTATGGTTATATTCAATTTGAAAAAGAAACTTCAGAAATAAAAAAAGTTAGCAATTTTACTGAAAAACCAAATTTACAAACTGCCGAAAATTTTTTAGAAAGTGGAGATTATCTTTGGAATGCAGGTATTTTTGTTTGGTCTGCTAAAAGTATAATTAATGCATTTAAAAAATATCTGCCAAAAATGGTAGCTATTTTAGATGATGGTAACAATGTGTACAATACCGATTTCGAGGACGATTTTATTAAAAATAATTATACAAAATGCGAGAGTATTTCTATTGATTTTGGAATTATGGAAAAAGCGAACAACGTACACGTTTTACCTGTAGATTTTGGCTGGAGCGATTTAGGTACTTGGGGCTCTCTGCACAACAAGTTAGAAAAAGACGAAACGAACAATGCTGTTGTTGGTGCCAATACTATTTTTAGAAATGCGAATGGTAATATGGTTCGCACACAATCTGGTAAAAAAGTAGTAATTCAAGGTTTAAGTGACTTTATTATTATAGAAAAAGACGATGTACTTTTAATTTGCCCTAAAAAAGACGAACAAGACATTAAACAAATTAGTGCAACTGTAAAAGCTACATTTGGCGATGAATTTGTTTAG
- a CDS encoding DUF389 domain-containing protein, whose translation MEEDIEKNIKPHPPEENSKPEDSKQSVKNEAKGLFESIKHFLNELFDFRHDTDHEATIEAIKADIPFKGATAWILIFAVFVASIGLNANSTAVVIGAMLISPLMGPILGLGMSFALNDINTFKKSLINLGTMIGLSLFASFMFFYFFPLSEDTSELLGRVSPDIRDVLIAFFGGLALMVARTKRGTIASVIFGVAIATALMPPLCTAGYGLAKGNFSYFFGAMYLFTINTIFIALAAFIVLKMLRFPMYKYANAAKRKRYATIASVVGVAVMIPAIFTFINVFKENQINTEIRNFIKNEISSNPSYLLMESPYEKESKTLELKFFNEVSEAEENSLKNRLLTDPRYKNLKEVSLKVRDSDTKSFDLITTAYKEKREELQESKNIIAGLQKQIAELQETIATLNLRIEQDALNKNHKVIAFSRIAKDAKIRYVDIEQISFAKKLSSKDFINIDTIPVVTIKWNKRLNDSVIKPKERELRNWLQKEMRLDTLFIKRD comes from the coding sequence ATGGAAGAAGATATAGAGAAGAATATAAAGCCACATCCACCAGAAGAAAATTCGAAACCAGAAGATTCTAAGCAAAGTGTTAAGAATGAGGCAAAAGGTTTGTTTGAAAGTATTAAACATTTTTTAAATGAACTTTTCGATTTTAGGCACGACACAGATCACGAAGCAACCATAGAAGCTATAAAGGCAGATATTCCGTTTAAAGGCGCAACTGCTTGGATTCTAATTTTTGCCGTTTTTGTGGCTTCTATTGGTTTAAATGCGAATTCTACAGCAGTTGTTATTGGAGCCATGTTAATATCTCCACTAATGGGACCAATTTTGGGCTTGGGAATGTCTTTTGCTTTAAATGACATTAATACGTTTAAAAAGTCGCTTATTAATTTAGGTACTATGATTGGGCTGAGTTTATTTGCTTCTTTTATGTTTTTCTATTTTTTTCCATTAAGTGAAGATACCTCAGAATTATTAGGACGTGTAAGTCCAGATATTCGAGATGTTTTAATTGCTTTTTTTGGAGGTTTGGCTTTAATGGTCGCAAGAACTAAAAGAGGTACAATTGCCTCCGTAATTTTTGGAGTTGCAATTGCAACTGCCTTAATGCCACCTTTATGTACAGCTGGTTATGGTTTGGCAAAAGGTAATTTTTCTTACTTTTTTGGAGCCATGTATTTGTTTACAATTAATACAATTTTTATTGCTTTGGCAGCATTTATTGTATTAAAAATGTTGCGTTTTCCTATGTATAAATATGCAAATGCAGCGAAAAGAAAGCGTTATGCAACAATTGCTTCTGTAGTAGGTGTTGCAGTAATGATTCCTGCAATTTTTACATTTATCAACGTATTTAAAGAAAACCAAATTAATACAGAAATTAGAAACTTTATTAAAAATGAAATTAGTTCTAATCCCTCTTATTTGTTAATGGAAAGTCCTTACGAAAAAGAATCAAAAACGTTAGAATTAAAATTTTTTAACGAAGTAAGCGAAGCAGAAGAAAACTCGTTAAAAAATAGATTGTTAACCGATCCAAGATATAAGAACCTAAAAGAAGTTTCTTTAAAAGTAAGAGATAGCGATACTAAAAGTTTCGATTTAATTACAACTGCTTATAAAGAAAAACGTGAAGAACTTCAAGAAAGTAAAAATATAATTGCAGGTTTACAAAAGCAAATAGCAGAATTACAAGAAACAATAGCTACCTTAAATTTAAGAATTGAGCAAGATGCTTTAAATAAAAATCATAAAGTAATTGCATTTAGTAGAATTGCCAAAGATGCAAAAATAAGATATGTAGATATCGAACAAATTAGTTTTGCCAAGAAACTATCGTCTAAAGATTTTATTAATATAGACACGATTCCAGTGGTTACTATTAAATGGAATAAAAGATTAAACGATAGTGTAATTAAACCAAAAGAAAGAGAACTTAGAAATTGGTTGCAAAAAGAAATGCGATTAGATACTTTATTTATAAAAAGAGATTAG
- a CDS encoding SprT-like domain-containing protein, whose amino-acid sequence MSKSPIPLGGLEWAVFVPAKAVPFLQFLIEKHNFTLKIVNQRATKHGDFRQLPDGSFQITVNNNLNKYQFLLTLVHEIAHHVTHQKFGRVQPHGKEWKAVFQHLMLPFLNPEIYPKEILPYLANYLKNPKASTDADVNLSLALKGNIAETGKSFIFEIPYGSLFIFKNVIYKRGNKRRTRFECLNMSNKKVYLFNQNVEIEVYDK is encoded by the coding sequence ATGAGTAAAAGTCCCATCCCTTTAGGAGGGTTAGAATGGGCTGTTTTTGTTCCAGCTAAAGCAGTACCTTTTCTTCAGTTTTTAATTGAAAAACACAACTTTACACTTAAAATTGTAAACCAACGTGCTACAAAACATGGAGATTTTAGACAATTACCAGATGGAAGTTTTCAAATTACAGTTAATAATAACCTCAACAAATATCAATTTTTATTAACGTTAGTACATGAAATTGCACATCATGTAACACACCAGAAATTTGGGAGAGTACAACCTCATGGAAAAGAATGGAAAGCTGTTTTTCAGCATTTAATGTTGCCTTTTTTAAATCCTGAAATTTACCCGAAAGAAATACTGCCTTATCTTGCTAATTACTTAAAAAACCCGAAAGCAAGTACAGATGCAGATGTTAATTTATCATTAGCTTTAAAGGGAAATATTGCAGAAACTGGAAAGAGTTTTATCTTTGAAATTCCTTATGGAAGTTTATTTATCTTTAAAAACGTTATTTATAAAAGAGGCAATAAACGCAGAACAAGATTCGAATGTTTGAATATGAGCAATAAAAAGGTTTATTTATTCAACCAAAATGTAGAGATAGAAGTGTATGACAAATAA